A DNA window from Verrucomicrobiota bacterium contains the following coding sequences:
- a CDS encoding flagellar basal body-associated FliL family protein: MAQATTAEPAKKKRGLLSLLPIIALVVILPVGGWFGYDFYRKKKAGAGESAGAGAGAHGKPEGKPAEKGEGGHGKEAKHTLRMPPRLALPIADSPLVYLAGDPSKDIPPRIVTTNAFKVNSIRPYKITIMFADQTKKKHFGVMQLYLAGQDTEGLMRVINEKQAVLYENITNLLSAKMHRDVRRLGFRNLLRSEITVLVNQILETNLVQEVIIPEFITQ; this comes from the coding sequence ATGGCACAAGCCACCACGGCGGAACCCGCCAAGAAAAAGCGCGGCCTGCTTTCGTTGCTGCCGATCATTGCCCTGGTCGTGATTCTTCCGGTCGGAGGATGGTTCGGCTACGACTTCTACAGAAAGAAGAAGGCCGGCGCTGGCGAAAGCGCCGGGGCAGGCGCGGGGGCGCATGGCAAGCCGGAAGGGAAGCCGGCCGAAAAAGGCGAAGGCGGGCACGGGAAGGAAGCCAAACATACTTTGCGCATGCCGCCGCGATTGGCGTTGCCGATCGCGGATAGCCCGCTGGTGTACCTGGCGGGCGACCCCAGCAAGGACATCCCGCCCCGCATCGTGACCACAAACGCCTTCAAAGTGAACAGCATCAGACCGTACAAGATCACGATCATGTTCGCGGACCAGACCAAAAAGAAACACTTTGGCGTGATGCAGCTTTATCTGGCCGGACAAGATACCGAGGGGTTGATGCGCGTGATTAACGAAAAACAGGCCGTCCTTTACGAGAACATCACGAACCTGCTTTCGGCCAAGATGCACCGGGACGTGAGAAGACTTGGGTTCCGGAATCTCCTCCGGTCAGAGATCACGGTGCTGGTGAATCAAATTCTGGAGACGAATCTCGTTCAAGAAGTGATCATCCCGGAGTTCATCACCCAATGA
- a CDS encoding Smr/MutS family protein, with protein MTEEPFNPPGQEPVHLPIDGVLDLHTFQPREIKELVPDYLAACRERGILRVRIIHGKGIGNLRRTVHAILARLPEVASFSLASEPFGSWGATIVHLRGPAQAGGDGAARTRGK; from the coding sequence GTGACCGAAGAACCCTTCAATCCGCCCGGCCAGGAGCCTGTCCATCTCCCCATTGATGGCGTCCTGGACTTGCACACTTTCCAGCCCAGGGAAATCAAAGAACTGGTGCCGGATTACCTCGCGGCCTGCCGGGAGCGCGGGATTCTCCGGGTGCGGATCATCCATGGCAAAGGAATCGGCAACTTGCGTCGCACGGTTCACGCAATCCTGGCCCGGCTGCCGGAAGTGGCGTCCTTCTCGCTGGCGAGCGAACCGTTCGGAAGTTGGGGCGCCACGATCGTGCATCTGCGCGGTCCGGCACAAGCAGGAGGAGACGGTGCGGCGAGGACGCGGGGAAAGTAA
- a CDS encoding flagellin — MINLNTNVASMSAARLLSHSNTALTKSLARLSSGSRIVSPEDDPGGLGQSLRLVSQMNRVSAANTNVSNAVSFSQTQDGFLQTVQEKLDRMSELSVLAQDATKTNGDLSNYQAEFTSLQAYISDVTNKTYNGITLFGSSGVAVTLNADAVTFALGAADLAGAASTGVINAYSGISVSTSTAAFSALNQIKTAIQALAGMRATVGANISRLNLTSEQLTVLKENLAAANSRIADTDIASESAEFVRLNILVQAGTTMLAQANAQPGIALTLLR, encoded by the coding sequence ATGATCAACCTCAATACAAACGTAGCCTCCATGAGCGCGGCCCGGTTGCTGAGCCATTCCAACACTGCGCTGACCAAATCACTGGCTCGCCTATCCTCGGGGTCGAGAATCGTCTCGCCGGAAGACGATCCCGGTGGATTGGGTCAATCGCTCCGGCTTGTCAGCCAGATGAACCGCGTCAGCGCAGCCAACACCAATGTGAGCAACGCCGTCTCCTTCAGCCAGACGCAGGACGGCTTCCTGCAAACGGTGCAGGAAAAACTCGACCGGATGAGCGAACTCTCGGTTCTGGCGCAGGACGCCACCAAAACCAACGGCGATCTTTCCAATTACCAGGCCGAATTCACCTCGCTGCAAGCCTACATCAGCGACGTCACGAACAAGACCTATAATGGGATCACCTTGTTCGGCAGCAGTGGCGTCGCAGTGACGCTCAACGCGGACGCCGTGACCTTCGCGCTGGGAGCGGCGGATCTCGCGGGCGCCGCCTCCACCGGCGTGATCAACGCGTACAGCGGGATTTCCGTCTCTACGTCCACGGCGGCGTTCAGCGCGTTGAATCAGATCAAGACCGCCATTCAGGCCCTGGCCGGCATGCGCGCCACGGTCGGGGCGAACATCTCGCGGTTGAATCTCACCAGCGAGCAGTTGACGGTGCTGAAGGAGAATCTCGCCGCGGCCAACAGCCGGATCGCGGATACCGACATCGCCTCGGAGAGCGCGGAATTCGTGCGGCTGAACATTCTGGTCCAAGCCGGAACTACCATGCTGGCACAGGCGAACGCTCAGCCTGGCATAGCCTTAACGCTTCTGCGGTAA